In Archocentrus centrarchus isolate MPI-CPG fArcCen1 chromosome 22, fArcCen1, whole genome shotgun sequence, one DNA window encodes the following:
- the ythdf2 gene encoding YTH domain-containing family protein 2: MSASSLLEQRPKGQANKVQNGAVTQKDTLNDDEFEPYLNTQARQSNAYTAMSDSYMPSYYSPSIGFSYSLNEAAWSTGGDPPMPYLASYGQLSNGEPHYLPDAMFGQPGPLGSNPFLGQHGFNFFPSGIDFSAWGNNSSQGQSGTPQSSGYSSSYAYAPSSLGGAMIDGQSPFAPAANEPLNKAPGMNSLDQGMAGLKIGGAAPGGNGDLAPKVVGSGLPGGGPLGPVSSVGPPSMPPVSIAPAKPASWADIASKPAKPQPKLKTKGGMAGANLPPPPIKHNMDIGTWDNKGTMPKATTPQQVPPIPSNGQPPNQASPQPGTTAVGNPQMPMSNGQLVPPVSQMGQHQLPPTGQPGMAQMPQPPLSQGPPPPPSQQQQTSQPTRWVPPRNRANGFGETSGSGTGQSPPTSSGVGVVPGVPSEPHPVLEKLRMVNNYNPKDFDWNPKQGRVFIIKSYSEDDIHRSIKYNIWCSTEHGNKRLDTAYRSLGGKGPLYLLFSVNGSGHFCGVAEMRSPVDYNTSAGVWSQDKWKGRFDVRWIFVKDVPNSQLRHIRLENNENKPVTNSRDTQEVPLDKARQVLKIIAGYKHTTSIFDDFSHYEKRQEEEECVKKVEVQGSEPYPSNPSNRSHYRLQERQGRVK; this comes from the exons ATGTCAGCCAGCAGCCTTCTTGAACAG AGACCGAAAGGCCAAGCTAATAAAG TGCAAAACGGAGCTGTGACCCAAAAGGATACTTTGAATGACGATGAATTTGAGCCTTACCTGAATACTCAGGCCAGACAG agcaATGCCTATACGGCCATGTCGGATTCGTACATGCCCAGCTACTACAGCCCCTCCATAGGATTTTCCTACTCCCTAAATGAGGCAGCATGGTCCACAGGTGGGGATCCTCCTATGCCTTACCTGGCCTCCTATGGACAGCTGAGCAATGGGGAACCCCACTACCTCCCGGACGCTATGTTTGGCCAACCAGGCCCCCTGGGGAGCAACCCATTCCTAGGTCAGCATGGCTTCAACTTTTTCCCCAGTGGCATCGACTTCTCGGCATGGGGCAATAACAGCTCTCAGGGACAGTCGGGGACACCACAGAGCTctggctacagcagcagctatGCCTATGCTCCCAGCTCGCTTGGGGGTGCCATGATTGATGGACAGTCCCCGTTTGCACCTGCTGCCAACGAGCCCCTTAACAAGGCACCTGGTATGAACAGCCTGGATCAGGGCATGGCGGGGCTAAAGATCGGTGGCGCTGCTCCTGGTGGTAATGGGGACTTGGCGCCTAAGGTGGTTGGCTCTGGATTACCTGGTGGGGGTCCCCTTGGCCCCGTATCATCTGTTGGACCTCCTAGCATGCCTCCTGTCTCAATCGCCCCTGCCAAACCTGCCTCCTGGGCCGATATTGCCAGCAAGCCAGCCAAGCCCCAACCCAAGCTTAAAACTAAGGGTGGCATGGCTGGTGCCAATTTGCCTCCTCCGCCCATTAAACACAACATGGACATCGGCACTTGGGACAACAAGGGCACCATGCCTAAAGCCACCACTCCTCAGCAGGTGCCCCCTATTCCCAGCAACGGGCAGCCGCCCAATCAGGCTTCCCCACAGCCTGGAACTACTGCTGTAGGGAACCCACAAATGCCCATGAGCAATGGACAACTGGTTCCGCCTGTATCCCAGATGGGTCAGCATCAGCTTCCACCCACTGGGCAGCCAGGTATGGCTCAGATGCCCCAGCCTCCTCTCTCCCAgggtcctcctcctccaccaagCCAACAGCAGCAAACCTCTCAACCTACCCGCTGGGTCCCACCACGGAATCGGGCCAATGGATTTGGGGAAACCAGTGGGAGTGGAACAGGCCAGTCTCCTCCCACCTCTTCAGGTGTGGGCGTGGTTCCTGGGGTCCCTTCGGAGCCTCACCCAGTTTTAGAGAAGTTGCGTATGGTCAACAACTATAACCCGAAGGACTTTGACTGGAATCCCAAACAGGGCAGGGTGTTTATCATCAAGAGCTACTCCGAGGATGACATTCACCGCTCCATCAAGTATAACATCTGGTGCAGCACGGAGCATGGTAACAAGAGGCTTGATACAGCTTACCGTTCACTGGGTGGCAAAGGACCACTTTATCTTCTGTTCAGTGTGAATGGGAGTGGTCACTTCTGTGGTGTAGCAGAGATGCGCTCACCCGTGGACTACAACACGTCTGCTGGCGTGTGGTCGCAGGACAAGTGGAAGGGTCGTTTTGATGTGCGCTGGATCTTTGTTAAGGACGTTCCCAACAGTCAGCTGAGGCACATTCGACTGGAGAACAACGAAAATAAGCCAGTGACCAACTCTCGGGACACACAGGAGGTACCACTGGACAAGGCCAGGCAGGTGCTAAAGATCATCGCTGGATATAAACACACCACTTCCATCTTCGATGACTTTTCTCACTACGAGAAGcgtcaggaagaagaagagtgtGTGAAAAAG
- the vgll2b gene encoding transcription cofactor vestigial-like protein 2b, giving the protein MSCLDVMYPAYGHYAPYAPTAPAFINNFQAPTGLNSTSPHCRVFMDTPSGPEGMSGGPGTGGSTSSSSSSNSSSSYTSATSRPEEGPKEKQEAPEAEYLTSRCVLFTYYQGDISSVVDEHFSRALSSYMDGEGKRRAPEHQGTDTPSPSSRRSFPPSFWDSNYSSPQSRSHCETGAPSYSMDPYASGLHPSLQHPHAHPHPHAHPHSHPHPPESWGYPQAQAYGPPRPLHELYSPSALEPHYGPLLMPTVRPPHLPTLPSHYEVSKLEPTTSWPSLLPPGDVSQTLALNMDAGLQQHKKGKELYWF; this is encoded by the exons ATGAGCTGTTTGGATGTTATGTACCCAGCCTATGGACATTACGCACCGTACGCACCGACTGCTCCTGCTTTTATCAATAACTTCCAG GCTCCCACAGGTTTGAACAGCACTTCGCCTCATTGCCGGGTTTTTATGGACACTCCCAGCGGCCCCGAGGGGATGTCTGGGGGCCCAGGCACTGGAGGATCgacttcctcctcatcttcatccaACTCTTCTTCCTCCTACACGTCTGCGACTTCAAGGCCAGAGGAAGGCCCTAAAGAGAAGCAGGAAGCTCCGGAGGCAGAGTACCTAACTTCTCGCTGTGTCCTCTTCACCTACTACCAGGGAGACATCAGCAGTGTTGTGGACGAACACTTCTCCAGGGCCCTCAGCTCCTATATGGATGGAGAGGGCAAACGGCGGGCACCAGAACATCAGGGAACAG ATACCCCATCACCTAGCAGCAGGCGAAGCTTCCCCCCATCATTCTGGGACAGTAACTACTCCTCGCCTCAGAGTCGCTCCCACTGTGAGACTGGTGCACCTTCCTATTCCATGGACCCATATGCATCAGGGTTACACCCCAGCCTGCAGCACCCACATGCTCATCCTCACCCACACGCCCATCCTCACTCTCACCCTCACCCACCAGAAAGCTGGGGATATCCTCAAGCCCAAGCCTACGGGCCCCCACGGCCTCTCCATGAACTGTATTCACCATCAGCTTTGGAGCCCCACTATGGGCCCCTACTCATGCCCACTGTGAGGCCACCTCACCTCCCCACCTTGCCAAGCCACTATGAAGTGAGCAAGCTGGAGCCCACTACCTCATGGCCCAGTCTGCTTCCCCCAGGAGATGTCAGCCAGACTCTGGCACTCAACATGGATGCAG gtctccagcagcacaagaaaggcAAGGAGCTCTACTGGTTCTAA